AGGGCTGGGGCCCAAAGTCCAGCCCtgttccctgctctgtgcaaacactgctgcaTGCGGGGTCACCTCTGGGGGTACTCTGCCAATGTGCAGTGCCCCATCGCACATCACCTATCCTCAATGGGCTCTGGGCCAGGGGCCGGGGTCCTGCTGGAGGCaaggggctggagcagggcAGCGCAGAGCTGCAGAGCGCCTGCCAGGGTTGGGGTTCTGCTGAGGCCTGGCCATGGGGAGTGGGGTGCTCAGGTTTATGCCTTCCCCTCCAGAACCCCAGGGGAGCCCATGTACCACCCGGACCACGATGCGGTGACATCCCAGGCTCCAGTTCAGGCTCCCTGGGACCCAAATTTGAAGGTCACCTGGAGGCCAGGATGGCTGCAGAAGGACAGACACAGACCACGGGGTGCATCACAAAGCACCAGTTTATTCTGCCACAGGGAGGAGTCGTGAGTGCTCTGAGTACCGAGGAAGgctcagctctctgcctgctccGTGGTGCTGAGGAAGGTGGCCACCTTCTCCCGCACCTCCTTCTCCAGGAGGTCCAGGTGGTCCTCCACGCCAGCAGTGCCCGACTCCAGCTTCTGCTTCATCTCCTCCAGCCGCTGCACCAGCTGCTGCCGGAAGGTCTCGCTGATGGGGGCCGCCTGCTGCCGGAACGCCTCCACTGTCTGCGCCAGGCGTTCGtccagctgctgtgccagcGGGGCCAGCCGCTGCTGCATGGCCTCAGCATCTCCACGCagtgcctcctgcagctcctgggccaGCGGGCTGAGCTGGGCACGCATCTCCTCCGAGCTGGCAGCCAGGCGGGAGCGCAGCTCCTCGGCCGCCCGCTCCATCTGCGCCGTGAGGCTCTGCAGCTGTCGGTTGAGGCCGTCCTGCACCTCCTGGGCGTAAGGGCTGAGCCCCTTGCGCAGCCCCTCCACGCTCTGTGCCACCTGCTCCTTCAGCTCGTCGGCCAGCGGTGTCAGCTGCCCCTTCAGCCCCTCCACGCTGCTGTcgatctgctgctgcagccgctCGGCGTAGGGGCCCAGAGAGGCCTGGATGCTGTCGGCGTTGTCCTGCAGCTTCTCCCGCAGCTCGGTGGCAAAGGGCTCCAGCGCCCGCCGCAGCTCCCCGGTGCCGCGGTCCACCTGCGAGCGCAGCTCATCGGCGTAGGGGCTCAGCTTGGCCTGCAGCTCGCGGATGTTGGTGCCGATCTGCTGGTGCACCTCGTCGGCGTAAGGAGCCAGCTTGGCCTGCAGCTCGGCCAGCTCCTGCTGGATCTGCTTCTTCAGCCGCTGTGAGTCCTGCaccagctgtgcctgcagctccgTGGCAAAGGGCACCAGGCGCCTCTGCAGCTCCTCGGCGTATGAGTTCGCGCTCTGCAGGTTGCTCTGCAGCAGGGTGCTGTGGAGAGCGGGCAGTCAGTGCCCCGTGTCCAACACCCCGCACCCAGAGCTCAGCGCCGGGTGCCCAGCATGCAACACCCACCTCCCAGCGCTCAGCACTCAGCACCCTGTGCCCTCCCCTGCCCCCAACCCCAGAGCCTCGGTGGTCCCTCCGCTCACTTGAGCTGCTTGGTGATCTCAGCTTGCTGCAGTTGGTCCACGGTCTccttggcactgctgcccagctcaGTGAAGTACCTCCAGAGCACAGTGGCCACCTGGTCAGGGCTGACGTCAGCCCGCgtccctgcaggcacacagaCACGGGGGGTCAGAGCTGCCTCCATCCCACCCCGAGGCACAGCCACGTGCTCAGCCCCACCATCCCCCTGTGGGACGGGAACCCCGCGCTGCCTCACCTGCCACAGCCAGGAGCACCAAGAGGAGGGCAGCTTTAGGCGACATCCTGAGTGCTGCCAGCACGGCTccgtgctctgctgctggttgTGGGACCTGCTGTGCCGGCAGCACCCGCTGCTATTTATGCACCTGAACGGCCACGCCGGCTTCCACgcagctctgcaccacagctTGGACTTTAGCAAGGTCGCGACGTGGAAGCGCCTGACGCGTGTGCAGCAATGAGATCACCAACAGCGCCCGGCGGGGTGCCAGgggccagcactgccagggtGCGTGGGTATGGCCTGCAAGAGGGGGGGGCGCTTGGGGCTGAGACCCtactgcagcagggaggggacagaatggggatggaggcaggaggagacgTGCCCTGCTGGGGCACAGTGGCTGTCAGGGCGATGGCGACGTGTGGGGAGCCACGGCCGTGGCCCCATCTCTGGATGTTTGAGGTTGAGGACACAGCCTGGGCAGTGCCACCCACCCTCCCGCTCTTGCAGCCCGCcaccctgcagcatcccacGCTTGCAGTGGGTGCCACTGGATGTCACCCTTGTGCTGCGTGTGCCCACGCCGGCCCCACGCCTGTCCCCACGGCCACCCTCACCCCGCACACGTGTGCGCGCACACATGCACGGCCCCCAGCCTTGGCCCCTGGGGATTTCTCAACCCCTgctgggggagaagaggagcCCATCCAGAGCAAACCTGGCAGTGGGGAAAGGGCTCCGGGGATGGGCCGCCTCCCTGCGGCCGCACCACCACTGACCTTTGCGCAAGCGGCCGTTGGAGAGGGTATAAAGTGGGAACTCAGGGCAGCCCCCACTGAGCAGAGGCAAAGCACAGCGCGGCCAGGTGAGTGTGGGGCCCCCGGGAACGGGACCGACACAGGGGAGCAGGGGATGGAGCCGAGTGCCACAGCTGACCCCACACCACGTGCTCTGCTCTCTCCCCAGCCATGAAGGTCTCCATCCTGCTCCTGCTCATCTGCACGGCCATCCTGGCGGTGGGAGCGCGTAAGGGTGATGGGGATTGAGGGGacagtggggtttggggtgcaCCGTGCCCACACTCTTTGTGCTCGCAGGGGCCGAAGCTCCCGATAAGACAGAAGTGGTGGTGAAGAAGGTGCAGGAGTACGTCAAGCAAGCCACTGAGGCAGTCAAGACGGCCTTCACCACAGTGCATGAGTCAGAGGCAGCTCAGCAAGCCAGGTGCCGCCACGTGCCCAACCAGCACCCCGTACCCCACTGACCCCCAGTGTGTCCCTGGTGATGGGGATGGcacggggcggggggagcggagcTGAGCACTGCCAGACCCTGCTCTGATGTGGTCCCTTTTCAGGAAATGGCTGTCAGACAACGCCGACCTGgtgaagcagcagctggcaaagctgaaggagcagctggCCGAGCTCTGGAAGCTGACGCCGACCGCATAGCCCGGCTGTGGGCTGGTGGGGGCCGACTGGGTGCGGGTCCTGCCCCCCATCCCACGCACAGCACCGTTTCCCTTTTGTCGTGGTTCTTGCAATAAAGTGGAGCTGGAGTGAGATGGCTGTGTCACTgtggtgtggggtgggggatgaaggcgggctgggggtgctgagcacagtgctgcaccaTGGACGTGTGTGTGGGGTGGTGGTGAGACATGTAACCCCACTGTGAGCCTGCTGTCCGCTGTCACTGTGCTGACACCCAGCTGGCCCCCGGCCCAGGGTGGTGTTCCTGaggtgctcagcacagagctggtggCACATGgggagctcccagcacagcatcacTGTGACCACatcctgagcagagctgggaccGACACTTTGGGGATCAGTGGTGGCAGCAGGAACAGCTAACCTGaaccctaacccaaccctaacccaaccctaaccctaacccaaccctaaccctaacccaaccctaacccagctccccaccctgcagcccccacccccctactgccccccaccccaaggACCCGTCCCCACTCATGGCTtaggtccccttccccagcatcCACTGCAAAGACTGAGTGAGCTCCAATAACTTAAGTCATGTTTATTTGACAAAAGAATGGCAAAGCTGAGACGGACTCCGGGtcggggggggagaggagattAAGGAGGGGTCCCCGAGGACTCCCGGAGGCCAGCATGGCCTGGGGTCAGTCCCTGGGCCGGCAGCTCAGGCCACGGACTTCTGGAGTTCGTCCAGGAAGGAGATCAAGCGGTTCTTGAGGTTCTCAGCATAGGGGGTGAGGCGCTCCCTGAATTCCTGCACCAGAGGCGTCATCTTCTCACGcaggttgctgagctgctccatcaccttGGCCTGGTACTCGGAAGCCTGGGGGATGCCCTTCTCGCGGATCTCCTCCAGCTTCTGGCTCAGCTTCTGCCGCAGCTCATCGCTGTATGGCGCCAGGTTCTTGCGCAGCTCCTCCACGTGCCCACGCAGACGATCCCGCGCCTCCTCAGCCACCGGGGTCAGCTTGGCCTGCATCAGCTCCACCTTCTGCTTGGTGAGCTCCTTCAGCTCCTGAGCCACGGGCGTCAGGCGCTGGCGGTACTGCTCCAGCTCCTCCGTCCACTTGGCAGAGAACTGGTCCAGGAAGGGCCGGATCTTCTCCTTCACCTCCTCCAGGTCCTTGGTCAGCTCAGCACGCAGAGCCTCGGTGTCCTTCAGCCACATCTCGCGCACCTCCTTGTAGTAGGGAGCCATGTCCTCACGCAGCTTGGCAGCCGCGGCACTCAGCGTGTCCAGGTTGTCAGCCAGCTTCAGGCTGGGGAGGGCGGCACGGGGTCAGAcgtggggtggggatgtgggaacGTAGGGCCATGGGGATGTGGAAACGTGGAGAGGTGAGGACGTGAGGTGACAGGGaaatggggacgtggggacaccGGACATAGGAATATGGGGAcagagggatatggggacatggagaCACGGGGACACCACCACACATCCCCCCACTTACTCAAGCTGTTTGCCCACAGCAGAGGACTCGAACTGGGCGATGGCATCCTTGCCGCTGGCCTTCACCGTCTCCAGGTAGACGTCCACCATATCCCGAATGCGGTCCAGGGGCGTCTGGGGCTCATCGTGCTGCCAGAAGGAGCGGGCCTGGGTGCCTGCGGGGACGGACGGCACGCTGGGGACGGGCAGACGGGAGGACCCCACCCCACCGCCGTGCCCAGGAGCCGTGGCTCAGAGCCCCGCCGCTGGGGAGCTGCGGGCTCCAGGGCTGCGGGGAGCCCTCGGCTGCGGTTTAATGCACGGAGCGCTTCGGGAGCGCTCCCTGCAGCGCCCGCACGGGGCTCACCCCCATCCCCGCTGCCCTGCTCGGACGTACCCGTCAGGAAGAGCACAGCGAGGGTCACCAGCACGCCTCTCATCTTCGCGCTGAACCTGAGGGCAGAGCGAGAAGTTGGGCGCACGGAAGCCCTGCGCAGGACCGGAGCCCCGAGCGGCTCAGagcccggggctgcggggggtCCCGGCGCACAGCGCGGGCTCTTACCGGCGCTCTCCTGCCGCTGCTCCGCACTGCTCGTCCCGAGTGAGCCCGCGGTTCCCCGCCGCCGCTATTTATGCAGGAGGGGCAGTTCCCGCAGGAGATAAGCCAGCGCCGCAGCCCAAGAAATCACTCCCCGGCGCGGGCGATGTGGCGCGTAGAGTTCAAGGATCGTGCGCACGGCCCGGGAGAGCGCGCCAAGGAGCGCCGCTTTGGCAGAGCCTCAGCAAACAGGAGCTCCCCGGGGATGCGGCGTTGGCCGAGGAGATGTTTACGCTGCGGGTGACCCAAATTCCGGGCCCGGCCGGGGCCCCTCGCAGCCCCCGGGGATTGGCGCAGAGCCCGGGCGCCGGGTTGGTACCCGCGGGGATTTGGCCGCCCGGACCCCAACCCCTCGTtctcctcccgccgccgccgtgGGTCCCCCACCGCATCCTTCCCCGAGGCGGACCCCTCCGCCGCGTCCCGCGGTGCCCCCGACGCGGAGGGACGGAGCTGCGCTGCCGCGCGTCCGCTGCCGGCAGTACAGCGCGGTGGGGCGCGGGCTCAGCCCCGAGCGAACTGCGAGCCCCTGCAGTGCGACCACCCCGCAGCCCGGCCTCGGCCCCACATGAGCGCTGTGCCCCCAACACCAGGGCTGAGCCCAAAGGAGGCTGAGCTGGGGACGCAGAAATGGGCACGGATG
The sequence above is drawn from the Gallus gallus isolate bGalGal1 chromosome 24, bGalGal1.mat.broiler.GRCg7b, whole genome shotgun sequence genome and encodes:
- the APOA4 gene encoding apolipoprotein A-IV precursor, yielding MSPKAALLLVLLAVAGTRADVSPDQVATVLWRYFTELGSSAKETVDQLQQAEITKQLNTLLQSNLQSANSYAEELQRRLVPFATELQAQLVQDSQRLKKQIQQELAELQAKLAPYADEVHQQIGTNIRELQAKLSPYADELRSQVDRGTGELRRALEPFATELREKLQDNADSIQASLGPYAERLQQQIDSSVEGLKGQLTPLADELKEQVAQSVEGLRKGLSPYAQEVQDGLNRQLQSLTAQMERAAEELRSRLAASSEEMRAQLSPLAQELQEALRGDAEAMQQRLAPLAQQLDERLAQTVEAFRQQAAPISETFRQQLVQRLEEMKQKLESGTAGVEDHLDLLEKEVREKVATFLSTTEQAES
- the APOC3 gene encoding apolipoprotein C-III precursor; this translates as MKVSILLLLICTAILAVGARAEAPDKTEVVVKKVQEYVKQATEAVKTAFTTVHESEAAQQARKWLSDNADLVKQQLAKLKEQLAELWKLTPTA
- the APOA1 gene encoding apolipoprotein A-I isoform X1, which gives rise to MRGVLVTLAVLFLTGTQARSFWQHDEPQTPLDRIRDMVDVYLETVKASGKDAIAQFESSAVGKQLDLKLADNLDTLSAAAAKLREDMAPYYKEVREMWLKDTEALRAELTKDLEEELKELTKQKVELMQAKLTPVAEEARDRLRGHVEELRKNLAPYSDELRQKLSQKLEEIREKGIPQASEYQAKVMEQLSNLREKMTPLVQEFRERLTPYAENLKNRLISFLDELQKSVA
- the APOA1 gene encoding apolipoprotein A-I preproprotein — its product is MRGVLVTLAVLFLTGTQARSFWQHDEPQTPLDRIRDMVDVYLETVKASGKDAIAQFESSAVGKQLDLKLADNLDTLSAAAAKLREDMAPYYKEVREMWLKDTEALRAELTKDLEEVKEKIRPFLDQFSAKWTEELEQYRQRLTPVAQELKELTKQKVELMQAKLTPVAEEARDRLRGHVEELRKNLAPYSDELRQKLSQKLEEIREKGIPQASEYQAKVMEQLSNLREKMTPLVQEFRERLTPYAENLKNRLISFLDELQKSVA